The nucleotide sequence ataaaatatcatatcagcctaccccaaaagatttttcgtCTTCTAAATCCACCCCTACCTTCAAAGCTTCCTCATTCTCCAAAGTCTCTCCTCTAAAGTCATCTTCCCATTTAAAGAAATAGGTAAACAAACCTGTTCCTTCTGATTTGTCTAAGTCTGACTCACCTCTAGATGCTACTGctaagttggaccctaattttgAGGTTTAAGAACCATCCTCAAATCAGGACACTCCTGAGGAACACTATCTTTACTTTTAAAAGTGTAAGCTAGCTAGAGGGTGGGTTATTAGTGGTTTTGGTAGTGTTGATATGAATACCTTATTGGGCAGACTAGAGCTTTAAGGATGGTCATACCTATTTCTTAAGGGTGACCTTCAGAGGAGGTTTGCCAAACCTAAAGTGTATGAGTTCTATACTAATAGGGTTGCTATTGGTGAGATGTTCTCTACCACTGTTTGAGGGGTCACTATGAACATTTATGTTGcaaacattgctcaaatcttgcaCATTCCTCCTGGGGGTGGGGTTACTATGTCAAGGGCACTTGTCCGCCTTTGATAATCTTGCTTCTGCTCTTGACATTTGTCAAAAGTTTTCTGGCAACCCTCACCTGGTAAATCATCAAAGGGTTCTTAAGAGGGATATGTCCCCACTCCACCAACTCTATTTTGATATTGTGCCCAAGATGATTCTCCCTAGGAAGGAAAGAAGGACTGTGGCTAGATTTCTTGACCTTACTCTTAGTGAACTGCTGGACACTGAGGTGAAGATTGATTTGCCTCGACTCATTTTAAAGCATATGCAAAGGGTTCTCCTTAAGGAAGTGAATGTACATGTTTTTCCTTATGATTTTTGGCTCACCCTTATGTTTGAGGAGTTTGGAGTGTCTGTCCAAGTGTGTTCTTCACAGATAACCAAAGATATTATTGGGACTATAAACCATATGATGCTATCTGGTTCTATGAGAAGTGCTGATAGCCCTATGCAAAGGTTGAGGAATGTACTTGCAGCAAAACATGCTGAGGTGGAGATTGCTCAGGCTGCACTGGAGGCTAATCAGTCTGCTCATAAGGATGAGAAAGGCTTTTTCAAGCTCAGATTGCCTTACAGCCTCTTTGGAGTGTGAAAGATCTGAAAATACTGATATTGTTTGCAAGTTGACCTCCTTTATCCCCTCCTCTTTATCCACTTAGCCCCCTCTTAGCGCCTTAGGACTGTCTTCCTTGTTTCCCTTTTACTAAGTACCTATTGTTTATTTTTGCTGGTTTTTGGATATTGATAATTATATCCTACCTTTTGAATGAAGTGGACCTTATTACTTATTGTGATCTATTTCTGTTTTTTCATACTGCATATTTGTTTCTCTTGCTCTGAATCTTGATTGTTTTAGTGAtggccccagtggccatgaattattaGACATTTTTCACTTGTTAGACcagcttttcgatgatgtcaaaagggggaagaataTATTATGCAATGCTTATAAAACTCAATTGATTAACCTGTCTCATTCTGTGTTCTTCTGTTTAAATCCCTTTATTAAGTATGTTAGGATTTTAATGCTGCGCTGctaagtttgtcatcatcaaaaagggagaatttgTTAGGGaatatgaagttttgatgatggacatgTATGTGAATAAAACATGTTGTGCAAACTATTTCATACAAATGAAGAAAGAGAACTTAGAAGTTACTGGTTCTCATATGTATTACATGATGCAAGGCTGGCAAGGTATTAAGACAAAAGTGGATAAGCAAGGAACCTCAGATACCTTGCCAATGCTTATCACATACAATAAAAAGATTGAGGAGAATATAAGTACAATATCTAGAGTTTGAGTTAATCAAGGAGTAATGCCAAAGTAGGAGTTGAAGTAGAAGAGTCCTATTCAGTCAAGGTAATAGACGGCTACAACAAGAAGTGAAGCTACTTAATAGAGACCTACTGAAGATAGAAGTATACATCATCCAAAGGACTTAATCAGTAGTTGGCTTAAATACAAGAAACGATATTCAAGTGGTTCACTCATGCACTGACAAAGAAAATGACCAATTAGCAAATTAGTTCACTAAACTTAAAGAAGAATATGGTCCTTTACTTAGCAAGTCATAGACTTTGTAGTAggttggttctttgagttgtaatgattTTTTATTCTAGTGTCAGTGAAGTATAACTTGAGTTAgaagttgtgtcttcaagttaggaaactcgaaggcttggaaacacttatcttgggaagatttgtgtttttgtagaaatacgagttagaagttttaattcctagtttacaagaagtcttgtaatttgttgattgttgagttTCAAGAGTAGTAGTAAAGTTGGGTTAAATCTTacagaggtacaggtcgtggtttctTACACCTtccacctttcttgagccgggtatTTTCCATGAAAAAATACTGTGTTCAGCTTTTAGTTCTGTGAATCACGCtagcttacttgttccacagataggcaaccaatagagtataatattaaaatcaatagGGCACACACTCTAACAGAGAATTCATCAGAATCGAGACTAGCTGTAGGGAAACATAAAATACCCAAGAAATTGAAACCGAACATGCTTCGTGGACAAACTCTTAAAATATTGAGTCTTTAGATTCATCTGTATCCTTGTCAAGGTTCATTGTAACTTGATGCTTTGCGAAAATAACTAATTTAGTTCATAGTTATTTTGTTTTTACTCTTTCTCGTCTTTACAGGACTCTTTTGAGTTGGATGAGTCGGCATATCAATTGGCTAAAGGGAGAGATAAGATGGATGTATCTGGTGCTGAAAAGAAGCCTCTATCTACTGATGAAGTCCTGAACAAAACCAGCTGCTATTTTTGAAACAAAGGAGACCCTGggaatttcaaaaaaagaaatgatatggAGGCTTCTGATGCTTCTCTTATTAGCGTCAACAACACCAATTttgatacaaatcagtccactaagatgccaaaacagtccacaaaatgtgagaagaacaagcaacacaaagggatacaagatgacaaacacaaaagcacacgaatttgcaaaataatgaaaggatagatagtgagaccaagattattacaatattaagagccaagtatatttcaacattaacccctaatgaatgtaataatcaaaaccacactcttacgtgaccaccaaggtaatcgactcacctcaagatccaccgtttccaagcaaagaataatattggctttttcaagccctatactaaggatgacttttccaagtcctaactaagacaatactaaggtggtctactctcaaaagagaggatttcaagtgtttcaatcgttcatctttcataaacaaaagagaaaagacctaataagagactatatatagcctagcttattacatagtataatggaccgAAATACTCTTAATGAAAGAAGAGGTCATGGGTTGTTTATTTAACATGTGCAAAccctaaaatacccttaatgaggggTGCTTcttaaattatccaaaaccatggggtcacacttcaaaacttgtagtctcgaattAGCATCAAATATAAACCCCCACGCAATCTTTCATATAcgggtttgtttaatggcatgctcaaaatgggtcctccatgcatgttctcgtatccttgaggtgaccaagtcttgagcctttatgtgttggcctctaaagatgtcatcaaaaaatAAGATGGTCATTTGTCCTGTATCATCTTtctcttcttgaaaaggattcgacctcgaatccaaaccttgcaaaaccgaagagaggacaaacaaatacaaactcctcatggcatgagggttaggttTAGCAcaaaaaatcatctcaacatgccaaggttgcacgtatttgcaatataaccaaggattatttgaatgaaatattaaaaactcaatgaaagatgtacaaaggatttggttatgggattcaccaagagtgacactttgcttgtcatgtagtcCAAGCAACAAGTTAGGTggaccaacatcaccatttccatatttggcaccggggtcaaacgggaagagtggccatagacacgggtctagacaacactcccctttcccgtggtctccacccaaactaaatgacatactctctgTAATACCATACATATCATCGaaaaaaatagagagtagagaaaagtatcactcatgtcgacttctactaaggtaccctcatgtgtgtactcactactagtttcccaatcatcaccatgagtagtctcaacaataaagtcataTAAAGTAGAAGGAGtaacttccaagactacacattccttacccttaagagtactctcatcttccaagaagagatttccatctttaggaggaatattgtcacaccatagtgggttaacatataggctatagcctccaaggtaagctataccatctttttcaccactaggctcattaggagtgtttatatcattttcaaacaagacattataactaaagagtgcatgatccaacccacgggcagatttggaacaagcaagttcctcactctctaagagttcaatatcaagtttcaaagcagtttcaagcacaagattgtcccaagaatagctctcgggttcactccccttttgttgaccaacttcTTCAAATACCtcactcacttgagtttgattaatcacatcacacacatactcaagtggtggacaattttcacaaataggttgatcaacaccaattacacaagatgatgtacttccgttcaacatataggcttcaacactaggtggacataaattgatcttacaagaagagtcaatttggtcatcaataggatcaactagtgtatccacgcttagaacatgtacatcatcaacaaaaggcaaagaatcattagactcacaagtaagctactactcatacTCAATGGACTACTAGCCAcaaaattatcattcacatgcacaaaagtgtaagaattagctattttaccttgaagttcttgagtcgactctcctttgctgtgttgtgaaggtcctccacaagcttagGCAGCAACTTCACTTTGGCATTGCTCTCCTTCACTTTCCATGTCGGTACCTAGaaaaatgtccttagaaatagaaggacaaacaatgttagctcggtttggtggcaatcccccCACTTCACTCCATACAACCTCTCTTTTTTCCACTatcggattaccaccttgcacacccttacttcTCTCAATCTTTTATATCTCATAAAAATTTggattggagtaagtattcacttcTCTTTGCGGCTCGGGAAGCATGTATGTCACGAGGTGATTTCCCCATCagtctcttacaacattaggccaattttgtatatttgaaactctatgttgtgcaaaccaatcagcACCTAAGTAAACATGACCGtatgtcaatggaagaatatcgaaccacacctcctcatggtattcaaattgggagaagacaactttgaccctctcggtaaccttaaacccgtccaagaagtatggaacaagtaaaggctcacgaaataaccccaagtagtcaaccatggatggaaggatgtagtttctatagtacctatcatttaacacaatgagacagcccggtatcccacaaatggtcacctttccggagtgtacactccttctcagatcaacattgtaaggcacacgAGTACCTCTCAATTTTGGGGATGCATACCCTTTTCTTctcgttggacaacctccactagagctacTATAActattcacactatatcgaccttgataagaagtccTAAACGGTGAAGGATATGAATCTTTACACTCcccacgtgtactctcatcatagctctcataagctttgcgaacgaaagggttatacctaacaccaaatctaggttcagagtgagaagtgtaagactcctcacatgtctcaatgtcatcataagatccatcacgaggtcctacatcatctccaagttCACCATAatcactaggcacttcattcatctcattttctccCTAAAACCgtaactctcaaatctgcccaagttttgatcatggctattttcatagcctccgcaatatCCCTTAACTTCATAGCCATAAAagccctcactacaatcatagtctcccatgttgtagtcacaataatcctcgtctatcgaagacatgttccccttatatcacctttgtacctacacaatgaacaaacaagattagtagtaaaagatcctcaccaacactcgtatacacccaTCTttatgattctcacaattggagcggtgaatattgaaagttgcttatactccggtagtcaataggatgtcaattctacttggcggccggaatggattcttgtttgaccgactcaaaacacaaaaccaaaatttacttacaaaattgaaataaagaagttactacaatttaaaaatgagaaaaacacacaaataacgaagacacgaaagaaacggattcaacaattaatctacaactaagtaggtgattactagttgttagttaattctagaatcaagacataaaactaatgaaacaataaaatgaaactaataatctaaaatttTTGAGCTTAATCACTTTcggtgatgatgtggcagcctcTCATTTGAAAATTGTCGaaagttttgagaatttttttcttgatttcaatttgtattgatcaatgtTCGATTGAAAGAGTGTATTTTAGGTTTTGGGAGGGAAACAACAAGACTTAGAGGCTTttcaatgttaaaaaaaaaaaggcttgaCTTCTCTTTCACCcttttggcaaaacaccttttgaagcctttgtctccctttcctcttttgtagGTCTTGGGAAGACCCCTTTCTCTCTTTTGGTAATAAGAccttttgaaagtcttttggcccctttcttcttttataacagtcttggaatgtgtttcaagactaacaagaccatatcttctttcttctttgattttagatAAAACAAACCACTTTCTCtttaacaagatatgaagatgttgaagaacatcaagaacacaacTTTAAATCTTGGAGTTCTAAGGTTAACGTTGGGCCttccaaacatcaacaacacatattCAATCTTCAATAACTACATCAAAAAAACATTTTTCCagccaccaatcttcaacaaaaacatcaacaaaatattttttcaaccaccaatcttcaacaacaatatcaacaaccttCCAACATTCAAGAACCACTTGGATTTAGCTCAAAATTTAGATGTACACTCtattagtgttagtgaagaagggactaacactagaaacaacaaaacacaaaaaaaaacacaagaaaaccaAGCCTCAAATCTCGGCACAAACACAAAAACGGAacaaattacttttattttttgcgTTTTTCAGTTTTTCCAAtactatttttgtgatttttcaagatagcaagcccaagattgatctcgtgggaacgaaatcaatgatgtctttgataccaaatgatacaaatcagtccaccaagatgccaaaatagtccacaaaatgtgagaagaacaagcaacacaaagggatacaagatgacaaacacaaaaacacacgaatttgcaaaataatgaaaggatagatagcgagaccaagattattacaagattaagaaccaagtatatttcaacattaacccctaatgaatgtaataatcaaaaccacactcttacggtgaccaccaaggtaatcgactcacctcaaaatccaccgtttccaagtaaagaacaatattggtttttccaagccctatactaaggatgaattttccaagtcctaactaagacagtactaaggtggtctactctcaagagagaagaTTACAAGTGTtttaatctttcatctttcataaactaaagagaaaagacctaataagagactatatatagcctagtttattacatagtataatgaaccaaaatacccttaatgaaaggagaggtcatgggttgtttctttaacatgtgcaaactccaaaatacccttaatgaagggtgcttcttcaatgctccaaagccatggggtcacacttcaaaacttgtagtctcgaattgccatcaaatgtaagcccccacTCAATCTTCCATACATGGGTTTATTTAATGGCAtactcaaaacgggtcctccatgcatgttctcgtatgctcgaggtgaccaagttttgagcctctatgtgttggcctctaaagatgtcatttGTCCCGTATCAAGTTTCCTGTCCAGTTCCAATCCCCTGACACCGGAGGTTGTCCCACCCTCTTTTGGATCAGATAAATCAAAGGAGCCTAGTGGTGACAAGGTCCCAGCACTTGTATTTTCATCGTCATCCCCTCTCTCAGTGTTAAGGCCAGAAAGCTCAAGCAGGTTAGTTCCTACTTTATTAAATTCCAAGGATATGTTCTTTTATGTTCTACAATGCATTTGTGTCTAATGATAATTTATACAAAGCTGGCAAGTCTTGAAATTCCATGATATTTTTTGAAACTGGTGACtttaattccttgatttcttttgTTTTGCAAAAACCTTCAAAATTGTAGGCACTTGGGTTTCCAGGTATTTTGCACAATATGAACATCTTAAGCTCTTCTGGGTAGTACTCCTCCACACTCTTCTTGGGTTTCCAGTAGTTGGTTATTACTGAGGAGTTACAAAGAAGACTTAAGCCGACAACTAATAATGAAGATGAAATGCTATTTagctttttgtaaaaaaattaagggaagggaattattttgtttgttttgggggggggggggggggggggggccttGAGAAGGCAGTTATCAAAATTTGGTGGTCCTTGAGTTTTATGCAGCCTTTTCAAGAATTACTTGAAGGCAGTTATcaaaatttttcactttttttcagcTTATCCAACCCTGCTTTAGGCCTTGCTGGTGCTTCATCGAAACTTTTTGAGTTGGAGAGCTCACAGAAGGATGGGAAGAGCAATGGGAAATTAGAACCTTTATCATCTGGTTTCTCACCTTCAACTTTATTTGCTGCTCTATCAAGCACTTCTAGCTTCAGTAATGGACAGTTGGCATCTAGTACGGCTATCTCATCCATCTCTTTCTTGACATCAAGTAATTCCCCTAGGGATGTTCCATCTGGCAGTTCAAGTGTGGTTGCCTCTTCCACAAGCATTTTAGCTGCTGTTGGCAGCACAACAGGCAACTCTATTACCTCAAGTGGTGGTCTGTCAGGTTTTTCTGCAGTATCTTCAGTATCAACTGAACCTCTTATCAGTTCAGGGCCCTCTTATGTTCCACCAATTGTGTCAACATTATCAACAACTTCCAGTGCAGACAATGCCGACCTGAAAACCAAAGCAACTATTTTGGCAACTTCAATAGCAGTTCACCTTTTGTGAGCTCATCATTTGCATCTACAAGTCCTGGGAATAGTAATTTTGGTTTTTCAACAGTTGCTACAACTAGCATCCAGTCGCAGAGTTCTCTTTTCATCACTGGAGCTCAGTCACTTGTTAGTGTTCAAACTTGTCTCGCTGGATCAGACAATACCACAGTCTCACAGACCGTTCCTGCTCATTTTGGATATTCTACCAAATTACCAGAAGTGGGAAACTCTGGAATGACATCGTTCTCCTCAGttggttcttcttcaagtaataCTGGCTTAGTTTCTGCTGCTGCTTCAGCTAGCAACCCCGTTGGCGCCAACGCTGATACTTTTGGAAACTTTAGTTTTGGGACAAGTTCTTCAGCCTCATCCACGATGGTCAATTCAGTTGGCCCTGGCAGTGGGACAACTCAGCCAGCGTTTGCTTTTGGTGCTAGTCCTGCAGTTTCTGCAGCCACCTCTGCACTTGCCACTTCCAACAATGTTACTTCTTCtatgttttagttttgatgttaattcttCATCTTCCTCTGCAAAGCAATCGACACCTCTACCCACCCTAGTCCTAGCACATATAATTTTGGTGGTAGTTCTTCAGCTTCCTCATTGGACAATGTCAGCACGTCTAAGAGTGCTACCCCCGGCATGTTCAGTTTCGGTGGTGGTTCTTCAGCTTATTCAACAAATACTATCAGCACCTCCATTAATGCTACTCTTGGCATATTTAGTTTTGGTGGTAGTTCTTCGGCTTCCTCAACAAATACTGTCAGCACCTCCACTAGTGCTACCCCCGGCATGTTCAGTTTTGGTGGTAGTTCTTCCGTTTCCTCAACAAATACTGTTAGCACCTCCACTAGTGCTACCCCTGGCATGTTCAGTTTTGGTGCTAGCTCTTCTGTTTCGTCAACAGATACTGTCAGCACCTCCACTAGAGCTACACCCAGCATATTTAGTTTCGGTGCTAGCTCTTCAGTTTCATCAGCAAATGCTGTCAATGCCAGCAGCACAGTCCGTTCTAATCCATTTGCTTTTGGTGCCAGTTCTGCCTCACCACAAGCTTCCAGTACTGCTGGAATTTTCAGTTCCAATTGGCAGGCCCCAAAGTCTCCAGGCTTTGGTTCCCCATTTAGTTCTGCTACCCCTATTGTGTTTGGATTTGGAGCATCTTCGTCTTCTTTTGCTGCTCCAACCACCACAGCTGCAGTCTGGATCAGCACTCAGTACCCCTAGTGGGGCCAGCCTTTCCATTCGTCTCAACTTCTTTGACAAACTCATCTCCGCAGCCCATATTTGGGAACTCTAATTCTCCTTTTACTGCAATCCCTGGGAATAATAACCAGATGGATATGGAAGACAGCATGACTGAGGACAGTGTTCATGCATCTTCCCCTGCAGTTGCATTTAGTCAACCTTCTGTCTTGCCCTCACCTGGTGGTTTCGGTTTTGGTTCAACACCTTATCAATTCCAGTTTGGTAGCCAGCAGAATACTGTTGCTCAGAATCCATCTCCATTTGCAGCATCAGGCAGTTTCGGTGGTGGAGGTAGTTTCTCATTGGGTAGCAATGATCCTGAAAAATCAGGTCGAAAGATCGTCAAAGTTAATAGAAATAAGAACAGAAGGAAGTGAAACAGTTGGCAACAACATTGGATAGATCCCCATATGGTAGATATTGGCTGGCAAGAGGACTTTTCGACAATAAATCAGCAGGCACGGTTTATGGGTTTCTGCAACTTtccccttttcttttaattttcgtCATTGTAGGTCTGCATCTCCGGAAATGAAAGATGTTGTGATCCTATTAGCTTCTTGTTTTTGGTGCAAATCTATGGCCTAAAATGTCACAATTTTGTTCTTGGTAAAGTGGTTGTATTGTATCAGTAACCTAACCTGGTTAGTCTTTGTCTCCTTTTTCTTTCTATAATTCATTTTCTCTACTTGTAACATAATAAGGAAATGTATGTATGTTTCTATAGGGAAATTTCGTTCTGTTGAGGAATTGTTTTCGAGATGAAAAACATAATCCTGAATCAACGTTGCAGAGTTTTTTTGTCTTCTCTATTTCCATTTCGACCTCGAATCTTCTGATTGTTGTACATAATACTAGTGCAGTACATGTTTGTGTTAGATTATGATGTGCTTAAGGTGGTAAGTTCAAAAAAGCGTTATGTGATTACTTCTCATCTGCTTAACGTGCTAGTTACCAAATAGAATAATCGTGGAAATTAACTGTATGGTAGGGAATTCTATTTGGACGTATATATTCCTCCATTGAATGCCATTAGCAAggttatttatttagatttttaccTTTTGAAGGAAAGCACAGCTTATCCTTAAAccataatttaagaaattaacaTATATTGTTGAATCTAAATACATGCAACAACAACTAAACGATTAAGAATTGCTTAGAAGTTGGCACTAGGCACATATACTATAGCTTTGATTACAAGTTATTTAGCTGTAGTTTCCTTAGCCTCGGTTAACATAGTATTTGTTGTTGCTACGGTTCTCCTCTCCATTGCTTTCCGTCTGACTCCTTGGCTACTTGCTTTATGTACTCGAGCTTTGATATGctttacttgagccgagggtcttttgGAAACAACCCTTCTACCTCCGTGAGGTAGGAGAAAGATTTGTGTGCAGTCTACGCTACCTAGACCCCCACTTATGAGATTACAttgagtatgttattgttgttgattggAAACATCATCGCTGAGCCAAATTATAACCAGTCTAACTCTAACTCGAATTAAAGAGCTCTTATCAATTGAGACATTCAAAATTAAGATGTCAGCGTTGTTCAAACAGCAAGTGCAGCAAGAAAGCAATTTGGTTTCAAGGTGGCATATGGTGTTCAGTAATATGAGATTTGGTGGGGGCAGGGCTGAAATTGACCGCTTGACAGAGCTTTTGCGCTCCAAAACTGTAGATACCCCTGATGGGGATGATAAGAGTATTGTTGCTACGCCTATCACAAGTTCAAGAGTAAGATGAATGCCTTGTGTGGGTACTACTAGCTTTGTGACAATCATGTAAATATTGGGTCAGTCTAACATATATGGTTGATGGTTCCAGGTCCCTAAAAGGAATGCTGCATCTCCTGCTGGACTTGCAAAAGCTTACATGGGAACTAGGCCTTCAAAAGCGTCACCGTCAATTCTAAGTTTGCAAAGTCAAGTTGTGAGAGACACACCACTACTGAAAAATGCAGCATATTCCCAAAATTTGCGTATAACATCAGTGACAGCAAACACTGCTGGTGTTGTTGGGGTTCGAGCAAATGGATTTACCACTCCAAGGTATCGTGGACGATCTGCAATATACCACATGGCTCCCATGCCGTACTCTAGACTGttggaaagaagaaaaagaataaagcTTAATGAGTAGCTGGACAGAAAACAGAGGTAAGGAGAAGAAAAATACTGCAGTGATTTCTTTTTCTGATTGCAATATGAAAGTAAAGAGAGATGCCTATAAATAGGCGTacaataaactaaaaattctaAACTTTAGGTCCACTAACCCACTGATTTACTGACTACCTAATCATCTGCAACACTATCTAAACTTGCTAGAATAAAGGAAACTAACTACCAAATAACTTCCTAAACACTTGGTCAAGTATCTTTGAATCATTTCTCAACACTCCCCTAGATTCAAAACTGCAAACTCCAAGTTGACCTCTGAAGAACTCGTGCTTTGCTTGCGGAAGTGACTTGATGAAGACGTCTGCTGCTTGCTCATTTGTATCTCAAGACTTCAAAATAATTTCTCCAGTAGAAACAAGACTTCGAATATAGTGATAGCGAAATTCTATGTGCTTTGTTCTACTGTGGAAAGCTGGCTTCTTCGTCATCGCAATAGCAGATCTATTGTCACAAAAAATCTCAGTTGCACCAGCTGGCTTCTGATTAAAATATGCAACAAGTCTCCTTAACCAAACTTCTTGACAGGCTGCTGAAGTTGCTGCAATATACTCAGCCTCTGAAGTTGATAAGGCCACCACTTCCTGCTTCTTGGAACTCCATGAAATTGCTCCGGATCCGAGATTAAATAAGAAACCAGATGTGCTCTTTCTGTCATCAATGTTGCTTGCATAGTCACTATCAGCAAAACCAGTTAATGTGAAATTTGTTACCTTAGAATACCAAATTCCATGTTCTAATGTCCCTGCAATATATCTCAATATTCTCTTTGCAGCTCCAAGGTGAAGTTTGCTTGGATTGTGCAAAAATCTAGATAAGACGCCGACAGAGAAAGCAATGTCTGGTCTTGTATGAGACAAGTAGTTCAAACTACCAACCAGATTTCTAAAATAAGTTGTATTTGCCATTTCAAAACCATCATCACGACACGACTTCTCATTGATATTCATTGGAGTAGCAACAACATTACAATTTACCAGATTGAACCTTTGCAAAAGATCTGTTGCATACGTTCCTTGTGAAAGAAATATGCCATCAACTTCCTGTTTCACCTCAA is from Capsicum annuum cultivar UCD-10X-F1 chromosome 5, UCD10Xv1.1, whole genome shotgun sequence and encodes:
- the LOC124898781 gene encoding uncharacterized serine-rich protein C215.13-like → MGLFNGILKTGPPCMFSYARGDQVLSLYVLASKDVICPVSSFLSSSNPLTPEVVPPSFGSDKSKEPSGDKVPALVFSSSSPLSVLRPESSSSLSNPALGLAGASSKLFELESSQKDGKSNGKLEPLSSGFSPSTLFAALSSTSSFSNGQLASSTAISSISFLTSSNSPRDVPSGSSSVVASSTSILAAVGSTTGNSITSSGGLSGFSAVSSVSTEPLISSGPSYVPPIVSTLSTTSSADNADLKTKATILATSIAVHLL